A single region of the Anguilla anguilla isolate fAngAng1 chromosome 17, fAngAng1.pri, whole genome shotgun sequence genome encodes:
- the LOC118216344 gene encoding urotensin-2 receptor-like, with the protein MYFGEMGSFEGAAVVPWNQKNVSVFSFSNLSSPAPFTESSGSFNELLITSLLGTILTVMCLVGVIGNIYTLIIMSISANVTGSLCIYIANLALADLLYLSTIPFVVCTYFLKDWYFGDIGCRIVFSLDFLTMHASIFILTIMSTERYLAVVNPLDSFGRSRHYRRTVTCAVWVASFLLALPTMIMIDLKRNVENGVVKRMCHPTWQIQAYKVYLTVLFNTCILAPGVIIGYLYIRLARTYWISQTEVFTTKDVHRCPKQKVLYMIFCIVLIYWTCFLPFWLWQLLSIHYFGHRGLSHRTTMYVNFVVTCLAYSNSCINPFLYTLLTKNYKEYLKGRQKNCRFTRKFRHSSQRSVSSGSHQFTDTLTVTHLRSATGGCNV; encoded by the coding sequence ATGTATTTTGGAGAAATGGGTTCATTTGAAGGTGCGGCAGTGGTTCCTTGGAATCAGAAGAACGTTTCTGTGTTCTCCTTCAGCAATTTATCATCGCCAGCGCCTTTCACAGAATCCTCTGGTTCCTTCAACGAGCTCCTGATTACTTCTTTACTCGGGACAATCTTAACTGTGATGTGCTTGGTTGGCGTGATCGGAAATATTTACACGCTAATTATAATGAGTATTTCTGCAAACGTGACCGGTTCTTTGTGCATTTATATCGCAAATTTAGCCCTGGCAGACTTGTTATACCTGTCAACTATACCATTTGTAGTTTGTACTTATTTTTTGAAGGACTGGTACTTTGGAGACATCGGATGCCGGATTGTGTTCAGCCTTGATTTCCTCACTATGCATGCCAGCATCTTCATCCTCACCATAATGAGTACGGAAAGGTACCTTGCGGTGGTGAATCCTCTTGACAGCTTCGGCAGATCCAGACACTATAGACGGACAGTTACCTGCGCCGTTTGGGTCGCGTCTTTTTTGCTGGCGCTCCCGACTATGATCATGATTGATCTGAAAAGAAACGTTGAAAACGGAGTTGTGAAGCGCATGTGCCACCCGACATGGCAGATCCAGGCATACAAGGTGTACCTGACTGTGCTATTCAACACCTGCATCTTGGCTCCCGGGGTTATCATTGGATATTTGTATATCAGGTTAGCCAGGACTTACTGGATATCTCAAACCGAGGTTTTCACAACTAAGGACGTGCATCGGTGTCCCAAGCAGAAAGTGTTGTACATGATTTTCTGTATCGTTCTTATATACTGGACTTGTTTCTTACCTTTTTGGTTATGGCAGTTACTGAGCATACACTACTTCGGACATAGGGGACTGTCACATAGAACGACGATGTACGTAAACTTCGTTGTTACTTGTCTTGCCTACAGCAACAGTTGCATAAACCCTTTTCTCTATACATTGTTAACAAAAAATTACAAGGAATACTTGAAAGGACGTCAGAAGAACTGTAGATTTACGAGAAAATTCAGACACTCCTCTCAACGGTCTGTTTCGTCTGGAAGTCACCAGTTCACGGACACGCTTACCGTCACGCATTTAAGGAGTGCTACGGGTGGCTGCAATGTTTAA